The window AGCGTTTAACTGTTTGAGATGCGCATCCAGCTCCTGCTCCGGATACATAGATGGATACATATAACCGCCGCCTGAAGGACCAACGACAAAATTATCTTCCTTTGTACCATCCTGATAAAATCGTTCCAGCACAGTCGGCGCCAAATCCATCATGCTGGGAGAAACAGCCCACCCCATATCGAAATTCCCACGGTTTGGGTTACCGAACCAAGGCTTGCCCTTCTCGGCCAAATCGTTCAGCATCCATTGGATATTATCGCCGTCCGACATGACGAATGACACATAATGCACATTATCCTGAACCGGAGGCTGCGTCTGATCCTTCTGTTTGAATTCTTTGATGTTAAAGCTGCTTAATACGGACAAATTATAGGCATGATCAGCCGGCAGTGTATATACACCCGCTGTCGAACTCGGACGTATGAAAGCGTCTTCGCCTTTTGACGCATCTCCCCATCCTAAGATGACAGCATCGGGCTCCGCGTCTGCAACGACGGATTGTCGGAACGCGCTGTTCCCATCATAAAAGGTGAAAGCGTTAGCCATTACAGCGTAATCTCGTAATTTGCCGCCCATACCGGACGCCAATTCTTCGCTCGTCTCCCCTTTTTGCTCAATCAAGGTGCGATGGTTGAGCTTATTCCAGTAGTTTTGCTTGACCCAAGCTTCATCCTTTGTCGAGAGATCCATTAATTGCTTGTAGCTTTTGGCTTGATTGACATCACCTTTTTCAATTAAAATGGCTTGCTTCAAATGGGCTAATGAAGTAGCTGCATTGATGGAGCTGTTCCCCTTTTCCCATAGTAAATAGCCATCAAACTGCTTCTTGAATTCCTTTACGAGCTTCCAAGGATCATGGATAAATTCCGTTTTCACCCCGTATTTTTGGACCAAATCGTCCAGCCATATCTTGTAATTCCCGGAATCGGGCAGTATGTAAATTTGATTAGATGACTTATTAGCGAGCAGCCCTTGCAGCGAAGCGATCATGGCACTTTCCGTTTCCGACATATCGCTCAAACGGATCACAAAAAGCTTTTTGGCTTTAACAGCAGCCTTTACGTAGTTAGCGTCCAATTGCGGTGATCCGCTTTGAGAAAGAGTTGTTGCATCATCTGACTCTGTTTCATTAGCTGCAGCGGCTGGAGACACAGATGTCCCTAAGAGTGACATGACAATAGAAAAGCATACAAACAAGACGAATAAACTGGTTTTTCTCATTATAAACCTCCTCATGATTCGAATGTATGACGGGAATAATTCACATTTGAATTATACAATATATCATTAACATATTCTACATGTCATTTAGATCATTTAAATCTACTATATTCACATCATTTTTGTCATGGTTCGACATACTAAACGCCTAGATAAACTTGAAGGCTGGGCCTCCGCTCCTATGGGATCGATGGTTATCCATTAACGAAAAAAAAGCCAAGCCACAATGGTGATAACCATCCATGACTTAGCTTTTCCAATTAACTGTGTATGATTAGAGGCACAACTTTTCCCTCATTCACATCAATTAAACCAAAATCCGTTATTTTCAGTGCAGGACTAACAGGTAAAGAATGCGTGCTAATGGACATGATCGGATTATAATGGCTGTAGCCTAACGATTCCATGGCCTTGCGCAGCTGCTCAACTTCCTTCGCGACTTGCTCCAAAGGGACTTCTGTTAAAATACCGCCGACAGGCAGCTCAAGACTAGCGATCACCTTGCCGTTCTCAACAACACTAAAGCCCCCTTGATTCTTGATGACCTCATTAGCCGCGATCATCATATCGACAGGATTGTGCCCGACAACGAGCATGTTATGGTTATCGTGGGAATAAGTCGTTGCTATGGCGCCACGCTTGATTGTATCGCCACCGATTAAACCATAAGCACGATTCCCGTTTTTCCCGTAGCGTTCAAACGTAGCAATCAGTCCATAGCCGCTTTCCTGCCAGTTAAGCATCCCTTGACGAGCTTCCACCTGGGCGTGATGCTCCTCTGTAAACGTGGAGCCATCCTTCACCATCATCGTTCGGCAGGCATACCGACCATCAGCGACTTCTGTTTCCATATAGAAATCCGATTCTGTTAACGGCGCCATATGAACACTTTGATAATAGTGCGCTGGAAAGGCGGGTGAATGGACGGTCGGCTCATACGGTTCACGCACATCGTAGACCTTGCGGCCATGCTTGTACACTTGATCGATTGTCAGCTGCTCCAAATTGGATATCAGTTGAAAATCGCCAATTTTACCTGGCGCAATAACGCCGCGATCATACATTCGCATTCTTTTGGCTGGAGAAAGCGTACTGGCATAAATCGCCTGCTCAGGTTTCATGCCCATCCCAATCGCTTTACGCACAAGGTGATTCAAGTGTCCCCGACCTTCGAAGGAATCTGCCATCACATCATCAGTTACAAAACAAAAATGCTCAGATACCTCATGCTCCATCAAATACGCTATCACTTCAGGCGTCATCGATTTTTCTTGAATTTCAATAAACATACCCGCAGCGATTCGTGCTTCCATGCCTTCGATCGATTGATGTGTATGATCGGAATCTACCCCGCTATAGATCATTCGGTGCAAATCCAAATCCAGCAGTTTGGGAACATGCCCTTCAATAATAAGATGAGGATAATGACTGCGGATATGATTTAAAATGTGATTCGTCTTGCAATCGGGATCCGTTATGACGTCTACGTAGTTCATGATTTCGCCTAAACAAATGATTCGTTCCGTACGAAGCAGTTCGTCCAAATCTTCGATTTCAATCGCTCCTCCGGTCGTTTCCATCGAAGTAGCAGGAACCGAACTCGGGATGGCGTAGAACATGTCCGCCACACAATGCTGGCTAGCTTTAATGAATTCCTTCACCCCGTCAAGTCCGAAGACATTGGCAATCTCATGAGGCTCTGGAACGATGGTTGTAACGCCGTTGCGAATGAGTCCGTAGGAGAATGTCTCCGGCGTGACCATCGTGCTTTCGATATGCAGATGAATATCAATGAGGCCGGGAATCATATAACGTCCTTGTCCGTCCAAGTGCTCGGCCGCTTCGAAGCTATCGGCAGCCCGTTCCCCGATATATAGAAACCTTCCATCCAAGATCGCTGCATTACCTTGGATGAATGTTTTAAAATAACTATTATAAATTCGTACATTTTCAATCAGTAAATCTACATGCATCTGCCTTCGCCTCCAAGTACATTACTCAACTAGAACTAATTTCTCGCTAGGAAAAAGAAGCCGGACCTCTTGACCATTCAGGTAAGGAAGTTCCATTTCTTTATTCACTGTGAAATTCCCCAGCTCCGTCTCAACAACGTATTGATAGCTTCTTCCAAGGAAGGTGCTGACTTTGACTTGACCTGTCAATCGATTCGCTCCTACCGCGATTTCATCAGGCATTCCAATCACAACATCATCCGGACGAATAGCCCCTTGCTTGCCAAGCTGTTCTCCTTTGCTTGGATGCTTCGTAACGGCGAACATATAGTCTTTCACCTTCAACGCAATCTCTTCATTTCCATCGAACCTGGAATCGAAGGTAATAAAATTCGTAAAGCCAATAAACCGAGCCACAAACTCCGTTTTTGGATATTTAAATATCGCCGCTGGAGCGCCAAGCTGTTCAATGATGCCTTTATTCATAATGGCAACTTGATCGGAGATGGAGAAGCACTCTTCCTGATCATGCGATACATAGACAGTAGTAATACCGAGCTCCTGCTGAATGCGTCGGATCTCCACCCGCATATTAATGCGCAGATTAGCGTCCAAATTGCTTAGCGGTTCGTCGAAGAGCAGCAATTCCGGCTCGATCACAAGTGCCCTGGCAATTGCGACCCGCTGTCTTTGGCCGCCTGAGAGTTCCTTCGGAAACCGCTTTTCGAAGCCGGACAGACTTACGATATCGAGGATGTTTCTGACTCGCCGATCGATCTCTGCCCCACTCACTTTCCGAAGACGCAGACCGAAAGCTACATTGTCATAAATGGATAAGTGCGGAAACAAAGCATAGCTCTGAAACACGAATCCAAAGTTCCGTTTGTTGACGGGAACGTGCGTATAATCTTTTCCGTTTAGTGAAAATTTACCTGCCCTCGCCTCTATAAATCCCGCGATTAGCCGTAGAGTCGTCGTTTTCCCGCATCCACTTGGACCGAGCAGCGAGATCAGACTTCCTTTTTCAACACTTAGGTTGAAGTCCTGCAGAATATATTGCTGGTCATAGGCAACCGAAATATTTTCCAGTGATAGCAATGCCATGGATGAAAGCCTCCGTTATCGTTTGGTGAAGTAGGATAAACCCATCAACCGTTCAATGATGAACATAAGTACGGCAGTGAAGAGCATTAGTAAGACAGAAATAGCGGCAATTGTAGGGTCAAAAT is drawn from Paenibacillus sp. V4I7 and contains these coding sequences:
- a CDS encoding adenine deaminase C-terminal domain-containing protein, which codes for MHVDLLIENVRIYNSYFKTFIQGNAAILDGRFLYIGERAADSFEAAEHLDGQGRYMIPGLIDIHLHIESTMVTPETFSYGLIRNGVTTIVPEPHEIANVFGLDGVKEFIKASQHCVADMFYAIPSSVPATSMETTGGAIEIEDLDELLRTERIICLGEIMNYVDVITDPDCKTNHILNHIRSHYPHLIIEGHVPKLLDLDLHRMIYSGVDSDHTHQSIEGMEARIAAGMFIEIQEKSMTPEVIAYLMEHEVSEHFCFVTDDVMADSFEGRGHLNHLVRKAIGMGMKPEQAIYASTLSPAKRMRMYDRGVIAPGKIGDFQLISNLEQLTIDQVYKHGRKVYDVREPYEPTVHSPAFPAHYYQSVHMAPLTESDFYMETEVADGRYACRTMMVKDGSTFTEEHHAQVEARQGMLNWQESGYGLIATFERYGKNGNRAYGLIGGDTIKRGAIATTYSHDNHNMLVVGHNPVDMMIAANEVIKNQGGFSVVENGKVIASLELPVGGILTEVPLEQVAKEVEQLRKAMESLGYSHYNPIMSISTHSLPVSPALKITDFGLIDVNEGKVVPLIIHS
- a CDS encoding ABC transporter ATP-binding protein is translated as MALLSLENISVAYDQQYILQDFNLSVEKGSLISLLGPSGCGKTTTLRLIAGFIEARAGKFSLNGKDYTHVPVNKRNFGFVFQSYALFPHLSIYDNVAFGLRLRKVSGAEIDRRVRNILDIVSLSGFEKRFPKELSGGQRQRVAIARALVIEPELLLFDEPLSNLDANLRINMRVEIRRIQQELGITTVYVSHDQEECFSISDQVAIMNKGIIEQLGAPAAIFKYPKTEFVARFIGFTNFITFDSRFDGNEEIALKVKDYMFAVTKHPSKGEQLGKQGAIRPDDVVIGMPDEIAVGANRLTGQVKVSTFLGRSYQYVVETELGNFTVNKEMELPYLNGQEVRLLFPSEKLVLVE